AGCATAACTCCATTTCCTTTTTTAATTTCATCATATTTAGTATTTAATATATTCATTTCTTTTTTGCGATCATAAAATTTTGTTCTTTCATTCATAAATTCACCTTATATTATCATGATAATATTATAATATTATTATGATAATATTATTTTATAAACCTTTCCAAACGAACAAAACATTACAATAGTAAGCCAAAAACAATGTTTTTTTTCTTTTAATATATATTAAATTCAGTAGGAAAGAATTTAAAAAAATTAATTATATACATAAATTTATTTAATAAAGAAAAGGTAAAACTTTTAAAAAATATATTTAAACTTTATACTTATTTTGATAAAAAAGGTAAGCATATTTTTATTACACAATAAAAATAATATTAATAATTTATTTTAACTGCAATTCTTCTTGTAATTCTTGACTAAATCATAAAAACAAACTTTATTTTTGTAATTTATATATTTTAATAACTATAAGAATAATGCTATTTTTATTTTGAATATATTTAAAGATTTTATATTTTAGAATATTTATCTTAAATTCTATTAAAAATAATTGGTTTATAAAAATATTAAATTAATTAACATAGTTATATTTTTAAATGTGTTGTTTGTATCTTTATTATGACTAAAAAGAAAAATAGAAATATTGTTCTTCTTAAAAAAATTGAAGAATTAAAAAATGAAATAGATTATAATAATTTTGAATATAAAAAGTATTTTCAACCAATTTGTTATTTAATTCCAAACAAAAATAAAGAAAGACTGGATCTTCAAATTATTAATGAAAAAATGATTAAAAAAGAAGGATTAGTATATATTTTTGTTATTAAAAATAAAATTTTTAAAATCGGACATACAATAAATTCAATAACAAAACGGATTCAATCATATAATTGTGGAAAAACAGAGTATAGAATAAGTGGAACAAATTCAACCACAAATTATTTTGTTTTACAAAGCTTATTAAATATAAATAAAAAAGTCAGTATTTATGCATTTTTTCCAGATCAACCAAAATATAAGTTATTTGAAAAAATATATACGGACAGTTACCCACCTGCAAAGAGAGCAGAAAACATAATATTAAACAACTTTATTAAAAAACATAATAAAAAACCAATTGGTTGTACTCAAAGATAAATTACTTTTTCTTTAGATATGCACCATTAAATTTTTTAATAAATTCTGATTCTTCTTTTGTAAATTTAAAATTAATAAATATCGGAAAATTCTGTAATATTCTTATATTATTAAAATTGCCATATCTTGTTATATTATTTAAAAAAATATAAATCTCGTTGTTTAATTCGTTTGATATTTTTTCCGCCTCTAGTTTTGAATTACATCTAATAAATGCAATACTCTGAGTCATACCACAATTATCTACAAATGTTTTATATTGATTGGTTAAAGAAATAAATACTTTCCATCCTTCTTGGTATTTATGGGGTATTTTACTATAAATAATTTGAGAAGGAGTATGATATATTTTATATTTATAAAGGGCATCTGGCAATATTGATAAAACTTCTTTTTTTGTATATTTATGTAGATAACTTGAGGTTTCAATATTATATTTTAACAGATTTGAATTTAATGTTTTATCAATAATTAACTTTACAATATTTGAATAATAAAGTGGGATATATTTAGAATCTATATTTAATCTTGCTTTTTCTTTATTTTTAATTTTATAATAATTATCTATAAAAAACTCCTGTGTATTTGGTTTTTTTTGTAATAAAAACCAGGAAAAAGAAGAACCAACTTTGGGAAACCATTTCTTTGCTCCATGTATATTCAAATAAATAAATTGATATCTACTTAAAATTTCTGGTATTTTATTACTATCTGCATATGACATCCAATTGTCTGGTACAATAAATAGAATATATCCATTTTTCTTTGTTATATTTATTGCTTTTAAAATAAATTTTCTCGACATATTATGATTTTTTGCCGTTCTTTTTCCATTAGTAAATTTAGCGTATGGGGGATTTGCTACAACCAAATCATATTCCTCTTTATCCTCAAATTCTAAAAAATCTTTTTTTGATATATTTATATCTTCACCGAATATTTTTTTAATATTATTTAATCTTTTCTCATTTATATCATTAAAATATAAATTTTTTAATTTTGTTTTTTGTAGAATATATGCATGAAAATTACCATTTCCACAACAAGGATCCAATATCTTTAACTCTTTACTTTCCCAAAAAGAAGGGGGGATTACATTAATCATATCTTCAACACAACCCATAGGAGTACAAATATCATTTGAATTAACAAAATGACTTTCATCCAAATTAAGTTTATCTAAATACTCTTTAACTTCACTATATGTATTTTTATTAAAAGAAATGTTTTGTGTATTCATATTATCATCTTTAATATGAATTCCCAAAATACGTTTTTAAATCTTTCCAAAGAGTAGATTTCCGGATTAACCGAAGAGAATAAATAAATTAAGTCTCTTAAGATGTCTTTTTCTTTAAATAAATAAACTTAGTTGGTGGTCTTTTTTCTAGATTAATCAATAATTTTGATTCAACTTCAATCAAGCTTTCAAAAAATTTAATCAAATTATTTTTTAATTCTTTTGTCCTTATTCTTTCATTATCAGATTCAAAATCTATTTTAAATCCATGCTCCTTACGTATTTTTAAATCATATAAATAACACAAAATGAAAAAAATATTAGTTATAGTTTCAGAAATGCATTTGCGTATTTCAGTTGATCTAGTCAACCCATAAATATTAAAAAAAGAATAATAATATTCATAAAAATATCCATAGGCATTATGTTCTAATAAATCAGTTATTAGTTCTTTTTCATCTCTTTTTTTAATCATTTGAATTAACTCATTATAAAAATCTATACCTACAGCAGAAAAATAACCAAAATTTTGATCTAGTGTAAATAGTTTGCGTTCAAATTTAAAACTAAAAAAATTAAAATCACTAATTTCAAGAGCTAAACGTTGTAAAATTATTTGTTCTTCTTTCAGTATTTTTTTATTTTGAAATTTAGTATAACATTCATTCGTAACCATTCCAAGAATAAATGTAACAATTAAATTTATAATCTCTTTCATAATAACTCTTTAAAATTTTTATTTTTATAATCTGTAATTCTTTTTGTTAAAAAAATAAAATAATAAAAAAAATAAAAAAAAATTAATCAGTGTTTATTTCTCTAGCTAAAGGCGCTCTGTTTTTATAAACAATCCTATACCCACAATAAGGGCATCTTACAAATTTTCCATCTTCAATAGATTTTACTTCTTTATTACATCTTCCACAAATATACATATTAACACCTTCTAGAATTAATTTTTATCATCTAATTTTCTTTTAATTTCTCTCCCAGGAGTTGTTGTTGGAGTATATGCTCCACCTGCAAATTCAGAACCGCAAGAATTGCATTTCCAAACTGCATTTGAAACTCTTTTAAGAGATACTTTTCTACAAGTTGGACATTCATAACTATCATTTTTTAATTTATCCATAGTTTTTGCACGTTTTCTTATTTTTGTTCCGCCTCTTACTTGTTTACTTACCATATTTCACACCTCAAGCATTATCTATTAATTTTTTTAGTTCCTTGCTCTTTTTAAATGCTATGTCTATAGCATATTCTAAATCTTCTTGGGTAAAAGAACCAGAACCCCATTTTTGTATTGCACAAACATTACCTTCATCACTTATTCCTAAAGTAATTCTTGCATCCATTCCTCTTTCCTCATCTAAACAAGGATCTAATATTAAAGTACTATTTATTTTAGCAAATGTATGTGTAGTTACTGTTTTGGAAATATCTAATACTCCTTCATATTCTCCTTTTATTATTTGCCCGTTTTCAATTTTTGGTATTTTTGTACATTGTAATGCAGCCATTGCAGCTAAACCTGATGCATCAATTAAATTTCCATCATGGTCCATTACATAAATATCTAAAAATATTGAAAGAACTTTTCCATCAGCAACAAATAATTTTTTCATATCAACTAATTCTGCTGCTCTAATTCCTCTATCAACAATTCTAGCTAATTCAACTGCTTCATCAGTTGGTGGGCCTGGGTCAAATAAGTATGAAGCTGAAGGCATTAATTCTGCTGATGTAGATAAAACTCCTTCATCTTCTCTATCTGAAAATGGTTCGCCCATTCCAATTTTAACTGAACATAAAACTTGAGACTTGCCCATTCTTACTAATGCAGAACCTTCTGAATATTCTAAAATATTCTTTTTAACAAAAATATCTCTATAAGATAAATGATCTCTATCATCTATTCTTTTTCCTGCTGAGATAAGACTTTGTATAGTATCTTTTTTTAATTCATCTAAAATTTCCATATTAATCCCCCTATATATCTATAAAACTCTCTTTTTCACCAATATTTTGATAAACTTCTTTTAAAGCATTAACTTGTAATTCATGTACTTTTTCTCCTGCTTTGAAAGCTAATTCTAATGCTTTTTTCATATCTTCTTTGCTCATACTACCTTCCATTTGTAATAATAATATATCTTTATTTCTTTTTGAAAAAGCAATAGCACAATCTGCTTGTCCTTGACTGTCTTCAATATAATCTAAATCAACAACTATCTGATCTTGAACTTTACCAATAGCTAATGCTGAAACCATATCTTTCATAGGTATTCCTGCATCTGCTAATGCAACTGCTGCTGCTGTGACTGCAGCACATCTTGTTCCACCATCTCCTTGAAGTACATCAACAAAAATTTCAATTGCTGCTTTTGGAAAATTTTCTGTAATAATTACATTTTCA
The sequence above is drawn from the Candidatus Micrarchaeia archaeon genome and encodes:
- a CDS encoding GIY-YIG nuclease family protein, with the protein product MTKKKNRNIVLLKKIEELKNEIDYNNFEYKKYFQPICYLIPNKNKERLDLQIINEKMIKKEGLVYIFVIKNKIFKIGHTINSITKRIQSYNCGKTEYRISGTNSTTNYFVLQSLLNINKKVSIYAFFPDQPKYKLFEKIYTDSYPPAKRAENIILNNFIKKHNKKPIGCTQR
- a CDS encoding N-6 DNA methylase, which produces MNTQNISFNKNTYSEVKEYLDKLNLDESHFVNSNDICTPMGCVEDMINVIPPSFWESKELKILDPCCGNGNFHAYILQKTKLKNLYFNDINEKRLNNIKKIFGEDINISKKDFLEFEDKEEYDLVVANPPYAKFTNGKRTAKNHNMSRKFILKAINITKKNGYILFIVPDNWMSYADSNKIPEILSRYQFIYLNIHGAKKWFPKVGSSFSWFLLQKKPNTQEFFIDNYYKIKNKEKARLNIDSKYIPLYYSNIVKLIIDKTLNSNLLKYNIETSSYLHKYTKKEVLSILPDALYKYKIYHTPSQIIYSKIPHKYQEGWKVFISLTNQYKTFVDNCGMTQSIAFIRCNSKLEAEKISNELNNEIYIFLNNITRYGNFNNIRILQNFPIFINFKFTKEESEFIKKFNGAYLKKK
- the rpoP gene encoding DNA-directed RNA polymerase subunit P (DNA-dependent RNA polymerase catalyzes the transcription of DNA into RNA using the four ribonucleoside triphosphates as substrates); the encoded protein is MYICGRCNKEVKSIEDGKFVRCPYCGYRIVYKNRAPLAREINTD
- the rpl37ae gene encoding 50S ribosomal protein L37ae (structural models have indicated that the folded zinc-finger motif interacts mainly with domain III of 23S rRNA, whereas the amino-terminal region of L37 interacts primarily with domain II); translated protein: MVSKQVRGGTKIRKRAKTMDKLKNDSYECPTCRKVSLKRVSNAVWKCNSCGSEFAGGAYTPTTTPGREIKRKLDDKN
- the rrp42 gene encoding exosome complex protein Rrp42, which encodes MEILDELKKDTIQSLISAGKRIDDRDHLSYRDIFVKKNILEYSEGSALVRMGKSQVLCSVKIGMGEPFSDREDEGVLSTSAELMPSASYLFDPGPPTDEAVELARIVDRGIRAAELVDMKKLFVADGKVLSIFLDIYVMDHDGNLIDASGLAAMAALQCTKIPKIENGQIIKGEYEGVLDISKTVTTHTFAKINSTLILDPCLDEERGMDARITLGISDEGNVCAIQKWGSGSFTQEDLEYAIDIAFKKSKELKKLIDNA
- a CDS encoding exosome complex exonuclease Rrp41 (involved in the 3' to 5' degradation of a variety of RNA species; forms a trimer of heterodimers (hexamer) with Rrp42; Rrp41 is the catalytically active subunit), which gives rise to MEEIELFKNGKRHDGREFGEVRPIKIKAHVLNDADGSAYIEWGNNKIIAGVYGPKECIPRHLASPYGARIRCIYNMSPFSSLGEHGRSGPSRRSKELSMVIGQVFENVIITENFPKAAIEIFVDVLQGDGGTRCAAVTAAAVALADAGIPMKDMVSALAIGKVQDQIVVDLDYIEDSQGQADCAIAFSKRNKDILLLQMEGSMSKEDMKKALELAFKAGEKVHELQVNALKEVYQNIGEKESFIDI